One stretch of Oncorhynchus clarkii lewisi isolate Uvic-CL-2024 chromosome 1, UVic_Ocla_1.0, whole genome shotgun sequence DNA includes these proteins:
- the LOC139417168 gene encoding coiled-coil domain-containing protein 85A isoform X1 gives MEKGTQPQLMAKSAESPAEELSKISDEELLKWRKEELVRRLRRAEAEKMGVMLDHGNLIREVNRRLQQHLTEIRGLKDVNQKLQEDNQELRDLCCFLDDDRQKGKRVSREWQRLGRYSAGLMRKEVSLYLHKLKELEQRQGEVIRENLELKELCILLDEERGEGGGAVRGAGCRSSIDSQSSLSQTGGATTCLLRDVGDGSSNSSTGSTDNPDHPHQKPPTQGSGLGSNPGSNHDKPEGPGPESTGRRHSSTPDYHTFPQACRPRGGSLTSPDPWGLRGPCSPEKHGKSPTRLEAKAQSKPSSADMLAQKQLLGAGQGLGPNQGPGQSSPDLSQRHRGNPVVVGAGCGSPEAKQALPGTPEHLRKGRVIVGSPEVLRHQNLHHSPSSEHGKGRYSSSPPAGREGVQRRTTGDELSPHHRSIYNGMNALISAGCCTNTCRSVKIWDSFDAS, from the exons ATGGAGAAGGGGACGCAGCCCCAGCTGATGGCCAAGAGCGCAGAGAGTCCAGCGGAGGAACTCTCCAAGATAAGCGACGAGGAGCTGTTGAAGTGGAGGAAAGAGGAGCTGGTGCGGCGGTTACGGAGGGCAGAAGCCGAGAAGATGGGCGTCATGCTTGACCACGGAAATTTGATCCGGGAGGTGAACCGGCGACTCCAGCAGCACCTGACAGAGATCCGGGGTTTGAAG gaCGTGAACCAGAAGTTGCAGGAGGATAACCAAGAGCTGCGGGACCTGTGCTGTTTCCTTGATGACGACCGTCAGAAGGGCAAGCGTGTGTCTCGGGAGTGGCAGCGCCTGGGACGCTACAGCGCTGGCCTCATGAGAAAAGAGGTGTCCCTTTACCTGCACAAACTGAAGGAGCTCGAGCAGCGCCAGGGAGAGGTGATCAGAGAAAACCTGGAGCTCAAGGAGCTGTGTATCCTACTGgacgaggagaggggagaagggggaggagcagTGCGGGGTGCAGGGTGCAGAAGTTCCATCGACAGCCAGAGTAGTCTGTCTCAAACTGGGGGGGCTACAACGTGCCTGCTCCGAGACGTGGGGGATGGGAGCAGCAACTCCAGCACGGGGAGCACGGACAACCCCGACCACCCCCATCAAAAGCCCCCTACCCAGGGTTCCGGGCTGGGCTCCAACCCTGGCTCTAACCATGACAAACCAGAGGGCCCAGGCCCAGAGTCTACAGGCCGTCGCCACAGCTCCACCCCAGACTACCACACCTTCCCCCAGGCCTGCAGGCCCCGCGGGGGGTCCCTCACCAGCCCTGACCCCTGGGGCCTCCGGGGACCCTGCAGCCCAGAGAAACACGGCAAATCCCCTACTAGACTGGAGGCCAAAGCTCAGTCCAAACCCAGCAGTGCTGACATGCTGGCCCAGAAACAGCTCTTGGGGGCTGGGCAAGGTCTAGGGCCAAACCAGGGTCCGGGTCAGTCAAGTCCAGACCTCTCACAGAGACACAGGGGTAATCCGGTCGTGGTTGGGGCTGGATGTGGGAGCCCTGAGGCCAAACAGGCACTGCCGGGGACACCAGAGCACCTGAGGAAGGGTCGGGTGATAGTGGGGAGCCCTGAAGTGTTACGACACCAGAACCTCCACCACAGCCCCAGTTCAGAGCACGGGAAGGGGAGGTACAGCAGCAGCCCCCCAGCAGGCAGGGAGGGGGTACAGAGGAGGACCACTGGAGACGAGTTGTCCCCTCACCACCGCAGCATCTACAACGGCATGAACG
- the LOC139417168 gene encoding coiled-coil domain-containing protein 85A isoform X2 — protein sequence MEKGTQPQLMAKSAESPAEELSKISDEELLKWRKEELVRRLRRAEAEKMGVMLDHGNLIREVNRRLQQHLTEIRGLKDVNQKLQEDNQELRDLCCFLDDDRQKGKRVSREWQRLGRYSAGLMRKEVSLYLHKLKELEQRQGEVIRENLELKELCILLDEERGEGGGAVRGAGCRSSIDSQSSLSQTGGATTCLLRDVGDGSSNSSTGSTDNPDHPHQKPPTQGSGLGSNPGSNHDKPEGPGPESTGRRHSSTPDYHTFPQACRPRGGSLTSPDPWGLRGPCSPEKHGKSPTRLEAKAQSKPSSADMLAQKQLLGAGQGLGPNQGPGQSSPDLSQRHRGNPVVVGAGCGSPEAKQALPGTPEHLRKGRVIVGSPEVLRHQNLHHSPSSEHGKGRYSSSPPAGREGVQRRTTGDELSPHHRSIYNGMNALMPPDPDKPP from the exons ATGGAGAAGGGGACGCAGCCCCAGCTGATGGCCAAGAGCGCAGAGAGTCCAGCGGAGGAACTCTCCAAGATAAGCGACGAGGAGCTGTTGAAGTGGAGGAAAGAGGAGCTGGTGCGGCGGTTACGGAGGGCAGAAGCCGAGAAGATGGGCGTCATGCTTGACCACGGAAATTTGATCCGGGAGGTGAACCGGCGACTCCAGCAGCACCTGACAGAGATCCGGGGTTTGAAG gaCGTGAACCAGAAGTTGCAGGAGGATAACCAAGAGCTGCGGGACCTGTGCTGTTTCCTTGATGACGACCGTCAGAAGGGCAAGCGTGTGTCTCGGGAGTGGCAGCGCCTGGGACGCTACAGCGCTGGCCTCATGAGAAAAGAGGTGTCCCTTTACCTGCACAAACTGAAGGAGCTCGAGCAGCGCCAGGGAGAGGTGATCAGAGAAAACCTGGAGCTCAAGGAGCTGTGTATCCTACTGgacgaggagaggggagaagggggaggagcagTGCGGGGTGCAGGGTGCAGAAGTTCCATCGACAGCCAGAGTAGTCTGTCTCAAACTGGGGGGGCTACAACGTGCCTGCTCCGAGACGTGGGGGATGGGAGCAGCAACTCCAGCACGGGGAGCACGGACAACCCCGACCACCCCCATCAAAAGCCCCCTACCCAGGGTTCCGGGCTGGGCTCCAACCCTGGCTCTAACCATGACAAACCAGAGGGCCCAGGCCCAGAGTCTACAGGCCGTCGCCACAGCTCCACCCCAGACTACCACACCTTCCCCCAGGCCTGCAGGCCCCGCGGGGGGTCCCTCACCAGCCCTGACCCCTGGGGCCTCCGGGGACCCTGCAGCCCAGAGAAACACGGCAAATCCCCTACTAGACTGGAGGCCAAAGCTCAGTCCAAACCCAGCAGTGCTGACATGCTGGCCCAGAAACAGCTCTTGGGGGCTGGGCAAGGTCTAGGGCCAAACCAGGGTCCGGGTCAGTCAAGTCCAGACCTCTCACAGAGACACAGGGGTAATCCGGTCGTGGTTGGGGCTGGATGTGGGAGCCCTGAGGCCAAACAGGCACTGCCGGGGACACCAGAGCACCTGAGGAAGGGTCGGGTGATAGTGGGGAGCCCTGAAGTGTTACGACACCAGAACCTCCACCACAGCCCCAGTTCAGAGCACGGGAAGGGGAGGTACAGCAGCAGCCCCCCAGCAGGCAGGGAGGGGGTACAGAGGAGGACCACTGGAGACGAGTTGTCCCCTCACCACCGCAGCATCTACAACGGCATGAACG